The candidate division KSB1 bacterium genomic interval CTTCATTTATGATCGGCTGCGGCGATTCGACGCCCAACAGCGACCAAGTGCCGGAGCTCAAATAAGCCCACCGTTCGCCCTGAGCCGGTACGGCCGCTACCGCACTTGCCGTGTCATGACAAGCCGGTGCAATAACCTCGATGTCGCCTATCCCCGTTTCTTCGGCAATTTCACGGCGCAATTTGCCCAACTTTGTTCCGGGAGGGACGACAGGCGCTAAAATATCCATCGGCAGGCCGAGCTTTTCCAGCAAAGGTCGATGCCAGTCCTTCCGCCACGGATCAAGCATTTGTGAAGTCGAAGCGATGGTGTATTCGGAAACTTTTTCTCCGGTCAGAAAATAGTTGAGCAGATCCGGCATAAAAAGGAGCCGATCGGCGACCTCCAACCAAGGATGCTGTTCCTCCGCTAAACGGTAGAGTTGAAACAAAGAATTAAAGGGCAGGAACTGGATGCCGGTCATGCGGTAAAGCTCTTCGCGCGGCACTTTGCGGAAGACTTGCTGCATCACCTCGTCGCTGCTAAGGTCTCGGTAAGCGTAGGGATTGCCGAGCAGTGAGCCGTCGCGGCCCACCAATCCGAAATCGACGCCCCAGGTATCGATGCCGACAGAACGCACGTCCCGATGTCCGACAGCCGCGGTCTTGGCCAATCCGGTCTTGATTTCATCGAACAGCTGCAAGACGTCCCAATGATAGTGCCCCAGCAAAGAGACCATGCGGTTGGGGAATCGGTGGGTCTCCTCTAATCTGAGTTGATCACCCTCAAAAATTCCCACAATAGCCCTGCCGCTCGAGGCGCCCAGATCGAATGCCAGGTATTTTTCCATTGCCAATTCTTTTCTCCTTGCCTTTATCGTGCAGTCTTTTGCTCGAGCCTTTTAAAGCTGATGCAATTATTTGAGTAAAACCATTTTTTGAGTTGCCGTGACCTGCCGATCGGTGCATAACACCAACCAATATACACCCGAAGGCAAACCGTGCCCAGACGAATCAACTCCGTTCCAAACCAACGAAAACGCCCCTGCCGGTCGTTTTCCGTAAGGTAAAGAATAAATCAATCTGCCTTGCACATCGTAAATCTGTACCGTCACATCGGCAGGTTCGGGCAGTTCGCAGCGAATTGTGGTGCTTGGATTGAATGGATTTGGATAGTTCGTAATAGTATACCGTTGCGGCATCGCTTCGTGTTGCCGTACAGCCGAGACGCTGTAATCGAGTTTAAGGGTGTCGACCCCGCCGACTTCCAGTCCCTCATAATAAGCCTTAGCCCAATACCAGCGCACCTGATTGGGTTTGATGGTGCTTTTAATCACCTGAGTTTCGAATTTTCGATAATCTTTGGCCACGGTCATGGGAGAGTTCGGCTCGGTGGCTGTATAAAGTTTGATATATTCGCCCTGTTTGCTCGAAGCGGTCACTTCGACGTCGAGCTTAACATACTGCGGGCGTATATCTGTCACGCGATAGGTAATCACCGGCGCATGGACCTTGGCGGTTTTCAGTGCTTTAAAGTCGTACACCGTCGGGGAAAGAGCCGGCGTCGATGCCCGGCCGACCAGAGTCAGCCGGATAAAGCGCACTTCGACGGGTTCCACGGCATCGACGGCGATTTGCGTGGTGTCCATGCGCGCCGATTGATCGACGACCTTCTGCCACTGCACGCCGTCTGACGAAACGTCGATGGTGTAGCGGGCGCCGTATTTTCGTCCTTCGAAACCGAAATCGATTTGAAACATGTCGATCGAAACCACTTCGCCCAAGTCCACGACCGCATAACCGCCGTCTGCGCACCAAAAAGCCGTTCGCCGGTCGCCGTCCACCAGCGCTTCCGCCGGACTCAGCGCCCCTTCAGCATAGACTTTTTTTTCAAACGCAACATCTTTGTCCATCGCGGAAATGACCTCTCTACCGGTCAGGGTGCGATAGACGACCTTCGCCATTTCCCATGAGCCTTCCGAGTCGGGATGAATGTCATCGGGGAATAGATGCCGTTTGTCGATCAGCGGAGTACGAAAGTCGATTATTGACGCGCCTCTCAGCGACGCGATCTGCTCGATCATGGGAATGATTTCAGCGACGATGACCGAATCTCGGATATCCCACTTTACCGAGAATGCAGGCGGCGGCTTGCAGATATAGAACTGCGGGTTAGCCGGACACGTCTTGAAGGTGTCGATCATTGCTAAATAGTCGGGAATGAACTCGTCTTTATAAACCCAATTATAGGGTTTGCTGTCGTTGGTGCCCAGCAGGATGATGACGATGTTCGGGTTCATGGCAAGGGCATTCTTAAATTCCTTCTCCACCCACAACGGATAGTCGCCCTTTCTCAGCAAGGTGCGTCCGGAATTTCCGAAATTACCCACTTTGTAGGCATCCCCGAGCAGTTTTTGCAGCTGTCCTGGCCAGCTGTCGTTTACCGGATCGGGAATGCCGGCGCCTGCCGTAATGCTGTTTCCAAGGCAGGCGATGCGGATCGGCTCCGCATAAGCGAGTGTCGCTGATAAAACAACAAGAAGAAAAGCTTTCATGAATGCCTCCTCTCAAGAACGGTAAAAATTAGCAGCTTTGTAAATAAAATCAAATTGAAATTGACATTTTTTTCTTTTTCAAATGAACAATTTGTGCCTATATTTCAAATAATGAGTGGAGAACCAACAATGAAAAAACACGCCAAGCTCGTTTTTCTTTTCTTGCTTTGGTTTTCTGTTCGACAGCATGCCCAAGAAGACCCCGATCCTCTGCGTTTTCAGCAAGAAATCGAAGCATTTCGACAATGGGATGCCAAGAATGCCGTGCCTGCGCATCCGGTATTGTTCATCGGCAGCTCCAGCATTCGTTTATGGAAAACCGCCGAAGCGTTTCCCGATCTGCCGGTCGTCAACCGCGGTTTCGGCGGTGCCCATTTTAGCGATCTTCTCTATTATCTCCCTGACATTCTATTAAAATACCCAGAACCGGCAGCGATCGTGCTGTATTGCGGCGATAATGACGCTGCCGCTGGGAAAAGCTCGACCCGCATCGTCGATGATTTTAGGAAATTCCTCGCCGCAGCGCAGAGTCACTTCCCAAAGACCCCCGTCGTCTATATTCCCATTAAGCCCAGTCCCAGCCGCTGGGCAATCTGGCCGGTGCAAAAAGAGGTCAACGAACGGCTCCAAGCGTTATGCCGAGAGAACAGCCTCCTCTTTTACGCCGACACCGTCACCCCGATGCTCGCCGCCGGAGAACCGCCTGCGGATGAGTTGTTTCTTGATGATCGCCTGCACCTGAGCGAAAAAGGATATGCGGTTTGGCAAAAAGTGGTAAGCGAGATGCTGCATAAAATACTAAAACAGCACCAATAGGGCTTTTCTCATTTTTTGTATGAGATGACAAGAGCATCTTTCGAAAGTCCTTGAAAGGATAAATGATCAGTCGGAAACCGCTTTCTTTAGTTAAACTCCTTGCCCGTATTGACTTGGATTTATTCTCACATGTCAAGCTATTTGCCTCATGGAAGAACCTGATTTTATACCGCTATAAACGGAACAAGCTTATCTTGGTTCGGGATGACTGCCGGGTTCACGTGTATTAGCATGCAATGTGAATCCGGCGCAGCAGAAGCACATAAACAATGTGCATTTGCAAAATTAGCAAGCACGGCTAGTCATTATTTCATTTTTTCGTATCACACTTCTTCATAAGCGACGTCAGGTTTTCTTCCTCTACAGTAGTCATTGTTTATTAACCGCCTGAATGATCTTACAATGTCAACCGAATTGTTGGCCATATTAACTACGATTTCATCACCTTCGGCAGGGTAAACGCCGGCGATTCGCTCTTTCCAAGTTTGCCCGCAAAAGTCCTTTAGAATATAGTACCGGCTAATAAGGTGCCCGCCGGTGTTGCGGCTAAAATGTTGCATGATCAAGAACGCGGGAGCAAAAGCATTGGTTAGTCGTCACGTAAAATATCGTCATATGCGGAAGCCGAGAGTAATCCGAATCGAAAATTTTACTATATTGTTTTAGGTTTTCAAGCCAATTTATTATTCAATGTATTTCGATTTTTCATTACACCTATTGATGCATGCAGACAATACCATACTCCATCGTCATTCCCGTTTATAATACCAAAGAATCCCTGATCGAGCTGATTGATCGGCTTAACGCCGTCTTTTCAGAAACCATCCGTAAGCCGTTCGAAATAATCATGGTCGACGACGGATCAAAGAATCCTGACACATGGCCTACTCTTCTTTCTTTGGCGGAAAAGAATCCCCACCTTACGGTAATCCAATTAACCAGAAATTTCGGCCAAATGTCGGCTTTAATCTGCGGTCTCCTCCACAGTCGCGGCGATTACGTCATCACCATGGACGACGATCTGCAGCACGCGCCGGAGGATATTCCATTATTGATCAGTGAGCAGTATCACGATATGGTCGTTGCACGATTCCCCATCATGCATCACGGCCCTCTCCGTCGAATAACGCACAAACTAAAAGAAGCGTTGGAAACGCCCCTTTTCGGAAAACCTCGCGGAATAGAGCTTAGTTCTTTCCGTCTTTTGAAACGGCAGTTGATCGATGGATTACGCGAGATGATGATCCCCCATCCGGCGGTGACTTATTTGCTGCTCCGTCAAACTCAGGACGTCGTCAATGTGACCGTCCCGCACTATCCTCGTAAAGAAGGCAAAAGCGGATATTCCCATCGCCGCCGATTCAGCATGTTTATGAATTTGCTCATTTATTATTCGCCGGTTCCGAGCACACTGACGGCAATCGTCGGCAGCGTTTTCTTTTTCGGTGCTGCCGGCACGGCTATTATCCTAATATTTTTACAAATGCGCGGTCTCGGCGGCACGTTGTCTTTTTCAACTTGGCTGCTGGTGTTGATACTTTTGGCGTTGGGAGCAAACTTGGCCGCTCTCGGCCTCATCGGCCATTATTGCTTTCGCATTCTGCAGAGCTTTGTTCGTCGTACTCCCTATGCGATCCGCCGGATCATTGGAACTCAGCTTGAATAACCGACACAGTCTTTTAACAACAGTCCGGAGATGGTTCTATTTTATTGCGCCGGTCTTGTTTCTCTTTTTTCTTTTTCGGCGTTTGGATATCGATCGCCTTCAGGAAGCTTTCCAAAGAGCAAACAAATTCTACCTATTGCCCGTTATCTTTTTATACCCGGCATCGATCCTTATCGGCGCGTTACGATGGAACTTTTTGATGAACTGTTTCGGCAATAAACCCGTCTCACGCAGCTTTGCCTTGACGCAACATTGGATCGGATATACCGCAGGTCTTTTAACACCCGGCTACGCGGGATGGGATTTGTATCGCCTTGTTTCCGGCGGGAAAGCGACCGGTGCCTATCGGAACGGCTTGTTGATTATTCTCTTGGAACGCTTCACCTCTTTGGCGGCGGCAACGGCAATATTGCTTTGTGCGGCCGGATTTTTGCCTATTGCCGCCCGCAGCGAGACGATTTGGATCAGTCGAACCGCAGTCTTTTTGCTCCTCGCCCCTTTAGGTGCTCTCGGCTTTCTCTATTGGGAAAACGGCCGACTTGCCCTTCGAATAAGCCGATTTCTCAAAACACGTTCTTGGCTCGATTTTATACCAGTGAATCCTGCCGCTTCTTTGCGCCAAGCTCTGCCTTTGCGCAGGCTCATGTGGTTATTCGGTTGGTCGACAACGATTCAATTGCTGACCGTCTTGAACAATTGGCTGTTCTTTCACGCCGTCCACCCCTTGCCGTTTACCGTCGTCGCTTTTGCCTCTCCGGCCGCCGTCATCGTTACGCTTGTTCCCGTTTCCTTTGCCGGAGCCGGAGTTAGAGAATTCACTTACCTTTATCTTTATCGTTTTTTTGCGGTGCAGGCTGAAGAAGCAGTTCTCGTCTCGTTCTTGAATCTGGGAGGAATTTTATTTAATGGCATAATCGGAGCCGGTATATGGGTTTTTCTAGCATTCAGAAAGTGCGATACGAAGAAATGAGGCCGACAATTGAAGAACTACAATCCCCAAACTCTTTACATCAAAGGATTCCGTTCAATAAACCGGCAAGAGTCGGTAGAGAATTGGAATATATTGCCGAGGCCGTTTCACGATGTCATTTAGCAGGCAACGGCCTTTTTACACGGCGATGTCATGATTTTTTTCGCCAACGGTACCGTTTCACCAACTCGTTTCTGACAACTTCCGGCACAGCAGCATTGGAGATGGCGGCGTTGTTGCTCGATCTCAAGCCAGGAGACGAGGTCATTATACCCGCCTTTACCTTTGTTTCGACGGCTAATGCCTTTCTTCTGCGCGGCGCACGGATCATTTTTGCCGACAGCGAGGCCGAGACGCCCAACCTTGATATCGGCTCTATCGAGTCTTTGATCACGCCGCGGACGCGCGCCGTCGTGCCCGTCCATTACGCCGGCGTTGCCTGCGATATGGATCGGCTAATGGCCGTCGCGAAGCGGCACGCCGGCCGCATCGTTTAAGACGCTTCGCAGGCCCTCGATGCTTATTACAAAGATCGGCCGCTCGGCTCTTTCGGCGATCTAGCGGCATTTTCTTTTCATGAAAGCAAAAATATCACCGCGGGCGAAGGCGGTTTGCTCGTTGTAAACGATCCTTCGTTGGTATCGCGCGCAGAGATCGTTTGGGAAAAAGGCACCAACCGTGCCGCCTTTTACCGGAACGAGACGAGCAAATATGAATGGTTGGACTTGGGGTCCTCCTTTTTGGCTTCGGAACTGACTGCCGCTTTTTTGTATGGGCAATTGGAATGCATTGAGCAGATTCAACAAAAACGGCTGCATTTATGGAATCTCTACCGCCAAGGACTTGCCCCGCTCGAAAACGCCGGAAAGCTGAAACTGCCGAAGGTTCCGGCTTACGCCCGTCATAACAGTCACATCTTTTTTGTAAAGACGGAAAGCAAAACCGAGCGGGATGCTCTTCTGCGGCATCTGCGACAAGCCGGCATTCATGCAGTTTTCCATTATCTGACACTGCATCGTTCACCCTTTTACAAAGACAAACACGACGGCCGCCCTCTGCCGAACGCCGAACGCTGGTCGAACTGCCTTCTCCGCCTGCCGCTCTATTATGAGTTGAAAGAAAGCGAGGTTGCCTTTATCATCGACCAGATCAGCTCTTTTTATTGTTGAGCGACATAAAGTGCAGTCAAAGCCGCCTTTCCCACTATAATGGCCGTCGTAACTTTCACATGTTCAACTGACATAAAGATTAAGGGCATTAAAGAGTCCATATCGACGATTTGTCATAAACAGAACGGTATAAAACGCTAAATCGTCGGCAGCCCTTTTTTGAACAGCTTTGGGGATGCTCTATCTGTGCCCCATATTCGGCGCCGGGCGAGCGGCAAAATCCTTTGTAATTCCGCGGAAAATTTGCTTAATTTAAAAGTCTTGTAAAAAAACCGGCCTCAGTTTGCGGTGATAAAATCAGTTAACATTATCGAGGAAAAAACTATGAAAAGATCGGCATGGCTATTGATCATTGCGGCTTTTGTCCTCTCCTGCTCCGTCCGACAGACCAAAAATTGGCGGGTCGTTTCTCCTGACGGTCGTATCGCTTTGACTGTCTCCTTGAACCGGTCCGACGGCTCTCTCAGCTATACCGTCGCCTCCGGCGGTGTCATCGTCATCGAGCCGTCGCCGCTTGGGCTGGTGCGCACGGACGCCTCCTTTGCCGCCGGATTGTCTTTTATTTCCCGCAGCGACCGCGTTATCGACGAGACCTACACCCTGCACAACGGCAAACGCAGCCTATGCCGCAACTTTGCCAACGAGGCGACGCTGACTTTTGCCAACGCCCAAGGCGGTAAAATTGAAATGATTGCGCGTGCTTATAATGACGGCGCGGCCCTCAAATATCGCTTCCCTGAAACCGACTCCGAAGTCAAAACCATCGAACGCGAGGTCACTGCTTTCAAGATTCCGGCAGGCAAGGCCTTCATTATGCCTTATGACAATCCCAGCCAGTACACACCGGCTTATGAGAATTATTATGCCGAGTACCCAGTGGGCACTGCGTCGCCGACCGAGGCAGGATGGGCCATGCCGGCTCTCTTTAACGTCAATAACGGCAATACCTGGCTGTTAATCGCCGAGTCCGGCCTGAACGGCAGTTATTGCGGCACCCGCTTCGAAAAGGAGGCGCCCGGCGGCCTCTACCGCATCCGTTTTCCGGAAGCGAGAGACGGTGAAGGAGTCGGTGACGTGCGACCGTCTTCCACCCTCCCGTGGGAAACCTCATGGAAAGCCTTGATCATTGCCGATTCGCCGGCGGGTATTGTCGAATCCTCTTTGATTACGAATCTCGCCGATCCGCCAGCTTATCCCGTCGGCAGCTATGTCAAGCCCGGCCGCGCCGGTTGGAGCTGGTGGTCGGAAAGCAACAGCCCGCGGGATTTCAAACGCCAGCGCAAATTCATCGACTATTGCGCCCAACAGGGTTGGGAGTATTATTTGGTCGACGCCAACTGGAACTTTGAGCCGACCGCCGATTTAATCTCATTTATTAAATATGCTCAATCGAAGAACGTCGGCATTTGGCTCTGGTACAACTCGGGCGGGCCGCACAACATCGTCACCGAGGCGCCGCGCGAACGGATGTACGAAAAAGAAACCCGACGCCGCGAGCTGCAATGGCTCAAAGAGATCGGCGTCAAGGGCGTCAAGGTCGATTTCTGGCAAAGCGACAAGCAGGGCATGATTCAGTACTATATCGACCTGCTAAAAGACGCAAATGATTACGGCATTATGGTCAATTTTCACGGCTGCACCGTGCCGCGCGGCTGGGAACGTACCTATCCCAATATGATGACGTTGGAAGCGGTGCGCGGCGCCGAGTGCTATAAATTTGCGCCGGAGTATCCGGAAAAAGCGCCTCTGCACAACGTACACTTGGTCTTTACCCGCAACGCAATCGGACCGATGGACTATACGCCGGTCACCTTTTCCGACGTCGACTATCCGCACCTCACCACCAACGCCCACGAACTGGCGCTGTCGGTGGTCTTTCAGAGCGGTGTTCTGCACTTTGCCGACAAGCCGGAAAGCTATGCCGCTCAACCTGAGGAAGTGCAGGCCTTTTTAAGGACATTGCCCGTGGTTTGGGACGAAACTGTGATGCTGGACGGCGATCCCTCTTCGCACGTCGTCCTGGCGCGCAAAAAAGGCGACCTGTGGTATGTCGGCGGCATCAACGGCCTGAAGGAGCCGAAATCCGTGACCCTTGATCTGAGCAAGCTGTTTGTCGGTGAGAAAGCTGTAAAGTTTATCGGCGACGGCGACTCGCCGCGCACCTTTGCCTTTCGCACCCTTGCGGGCGACGCGCAGCAGATCATCATGCAGCCGCACGGCGGCTTTGTGATGACCGTCGCGCCGGCAAGGTAAGGCCGAGCCCGGCACAGAAAACCGCCCCCTCCTGAGGATGGGGCGATTTTCCCAAGCAAAACCATGGAACTCTTGGAAGGAAGAATCAGCATCGAAGCGGCGCTGCAGGCGCGTCGACGGCGATTCGAGGTGATCTTTATCCGCGAAGGCCTGCACGCCGAAAAGCTGGGTTCCCTGCTTGCGGCAGCCGAGCAGCAGGCGATTCCGATCAAAACGCTCAGCGCGGCGGAATTGGACGCCATGGCCAAAGGAGTGACGCACGGCGGCGTCATCGCCCGCTGCTCGGCCAAAAGACAGCCGACTTTTGAGGAACTCTATCAGCAGGTGAAAGGCATGAGCCGACGGCCGTTTCTTCTACTGCTGGAAGGCGTCGACGACGCGCAGAACCTCGGCTTTATCCTACGCACTGCGGAGGCGTGCGGGGTAACCGCCGTGCTGCTGAAAAAGCATCTTTGGGATTTCGATACCGGCGCCGTCTCCCGCGCCTCTTCCGGCGCTTATGAGCGGCTGCCGATGGTAATGATCGACGAGGTCGAGAAATCGCTGCCGCGTCTGCAGGCGCTCGGCCTGAAGCTGTACGGCTGCATCGCCAATGCGCAAAAAACGATCAATGAAATCGATCTTCAACAGCCGGTCATCCTGGCGCTCGGGGGAGAAAAACGCGGGCTTTCGGCAGCCGTGCGCAAACAATGCGACCGCTTCGTCAAGATCCCCATGTTGAGTCCCATAGGCTCGCTGTCGCTCAGCCACGCTGCAGCCATTGCCATGGGAGAAGTATTGCGGCAGCGCCTCACCCCGCGGGACGTTCTCTCCCCTTCGCTCGACGACGCGGCGAATGAGCGTCCTGCGGCCCAAGATTAGCTTTACTGCAGAAAAAATCGGCAAAAGGCTGATCGTGAATAAATTTGTCTCCGGGATTGTTTAGCGTCTCGATCAAACTCGAGGAGATACACGATGTACAACTTTGTTTATTACAATCCGACCAAAATACTCTTCGGCAAGGGCATGATCGCCAAGCTGCCGACTCTGCTCGATAAAGAACAAAAAGTCCTGCTGGCCTACGGCGGCGGATCGATAAAAAAGAACGGCGTGTACGATCAGGTCATGCAGGCGTTGAAAGGCTATTCGAGCGTCGAATTCAGCGGCATCGAAGCCAATCCGCAATATTCCACCTGCATGAAGGCGGTCGAGGTGGTCAAACGCGAAAAGATCGATTTCCTTCTGGCCGTCGGCGGCGGCTCGGTGCTCGACGCGGTCAAGTTCATTGCCGCAGCGGCCCGCTTTCCGGGCAAAGAGCCGTGGGACATTCTGACCAAAGGCGCAAAGATAGTCGACGCCCTGCCGCTCGGCTGCGTGTTGACCCTGCCCGCCACCGGCTCGGAATCCAATCCAAACGCGGTCATCTCGCGCGCCGAAACCGGCGAAAAGCTCGCCTTTGCCGATGACCATGTGTTTCCGAAATTTTCCATTCTCGATCCGGAAACCACCTTTTCCCTGCCGCCGCGGCAGATCGCCAACGGCGTCGTCGATGCGTTCGTGCATGTCATGGAGCAGTACCTCACCTT includes:
- a CDS encoding FGGY family carbohydrate kinase, translating into MEKYLAFDLGASSGRAIVGIFEGDQLRLEETHRFPNRMVSLLGHYHWDVLQLFDEIKTGLAKTAAVGHRDVRSVGIDTWGVDFGLVGRDGSLLGNPYAYRDLSSDEVMQQVFRKVPREELYRMTGIQFLPFNSLFQLYRLAEEQHPWLEVADRLLFMPDLLNYFLTGEKVSEYTIASTSQMLDPWRKDWHRPLLEKLGLPMDILAPVVPPGTKLGKLRREIAEETGIGDIEVIAPACHDTASAVAAVPAQGERWAYLSSGTWSLLGVESPQPIINEAALDFNFTN
- a CDS encoding GDSL-type esterase/lipase family protein, with protein sequence MKAFLLVVLSATLAYAEPIRIACLGNSITAGAGIPDPVNDSWPGQLQKLLGDAYKVGNFGNSGRTLLRKGDYPLWVEKEFKNALAMNPNIVIILLGTNDSKPYNWVYKDEFIPDYLAMIDTFKTCPANPQFYICKPPPAFSVKWDIRDSVIVAEIIPMIEQIASLRGASIIDFRTPLIDKRHLFPDDIHPDSEGSWEMAKVVYRTLTGREVISAMDKDVAFEKKVYAEGALSPAEALVDGDRRTAFWCADGGYAVVDLGEVVSIDMFQIDFGFEGRKYGARYTIDVSSDGVQWQKVVDQSARMDTTQIAVDAVEPVEVRFIRLTLVGRASTPALSPTVYDFKALKTAKVHAPVITYRVTDIRPQYVKLDVEVTASSKQGEYIKLYTATEPNSPMTVAKDYRKFETQVIKSTIKPNQVRWYWAKAYYEGLEVGGVDTLKLDYSVSAVRQHEAMPQRYTITNYPNPFNPSTTIRCELPEPADVTVQIYDVQGRLIYSLPYGKRPAGAFSLVWNGVDSSGHGLPSGVYWLVLCTDRQVTATQKMVLLK
- a CDS encoding GDSL-type esterase/lipase family protein translates to MKKHAKLVFLFLLWFSVRQHAQEDPDPLRFQQEIEAFRQWDAKNAVPAHPVLFIGSSSIRLWKTAEAFPDLPVVNRGFGGAHFSDLLYYLPDILLKYPEPAAIVLYCGDNDAAAGKSSTRIVDDFRKFLAAAQSHFPKTPVVYIPIKPSPSRWAIWPVQKEVNERLQALCRENSLLFYADTVTPMLAAGEPPADELFLDDRLHLSEKGYAVWQKVVSEMLHKILKQHQ
- a CDS encoding glycosyltransferase family 2 protein yields the protein MQTIPYSIVIPVYNTKESLIELIDRLNAVFSETIRKPFEIIMVDDGSKNPDTWPTLLSLAEKNPHLTVIQLTRNFGQMSALICGLLHSRGDYVITMDDDLQHAPEDIPLLISEQYHDMVVARFPIMHHGPLRRITHKLKEALETPLFGKPRGIELSSFRLLKRQLIDGLREMMIPHPAVTYLLLRQTQDVVNVTVPHYPRKEGKSGYSHRRRFSMFMNLLIYYSPVPSTLTAIVGSVFFFGAAGTAIILIFLQMRGLGGTLSFSTWLLVLILLALGANLAALGLIGHYCFRILQSFVRRTPYAIRRIIGTQLE
- a CDS encoding flippase-like domain-containing protein, translated to MNNRHSLLTTVRRWFYFIAPVLFLFFLFRRLDIDRLQEAFQRANKFYLLPVIFLYPASILIGALRWNFLMNCFGNKPVSRSFALTQHWIGYTAGLLTPGYAGWDLYRLVSGGKATGAYRNGLLIILLERFTSLAAATAILLCAAGFLPIAARSETIWISRTAVFLLLAPLGALGFLYWENGRLALRISRFLKTRSWLDFIPVNPAASLRQALPLRRLMWLFGWSTTIQLLTVLNNWLFFHAVHPLPFTVVAFASPAAVIVTLVPVSFAGAGVREFTYLYLYRFFAVQAEEAVLVSFLNLGGILFNGIIGAGIWVFLAFRKCDTKK
- a CDS encoding glycoside hydrolase family 97 protein — protein: MKRSAWLLIIAAFVLSCSVRQTKNWRVVSPDGRIALTVSLNRSDGSLSYTVASGGVIVIEPSPLGLVRTDASFAAGLSFISRSDRVIDETYTLHNGKRSLCRNFANEATLTFANAQGGKIEMIARAYNDGAALKYRFPETDSEVKTIEREVTAFKIPAGKAFIMPYDNPSQYTPAYENYYAEYPVGTASPTEAGWAMPALFNVNNGNTWLLIAESGLNGSYCGTRFEKEAPGGLYRIRFPEARDGEGVGDVRPSSTLPWETSWKALIIADSPAGIVESSLITNLADPPAYPVGSYVKPGRAGWSWWSESNSPRDFKRQRKFIDYCAQQGWEYYLVDANWNFEPTADLISFIKYAQSKNVGIWLWYNSGGPHNIVTEAPRERMYEKETRRRELQWLKEIGVKGVKVDFWQSDKQGMIQYYIDLLKDANDYGIMVNFHGCTVPRGWERTYPNMMTLEAVRGAECYKFAPEYPEKAPLHNVHLVFTRNAIGPMDYTPVTFSDVDYPHLTTNAHELALSVVFQSGVLHFADKPESYAAQPEEVQAFLRTLPVVWDETVMLDGDPSSHVVLARKKGDLWYVGGINGLKEPKSVTLDLSKLFVGEKAVKFIGDGDSPRTFAFRTLAGDAQQIIMQPHGGFVMTVAPAR
- the rlmB gene encoding 23S rRNA (guanosine(2251)-2'-O)-methyltransferase RlmB → MELLEGRISIEAALQARRRRFEVIFIREGLHAEKLGSLLAAAEQQAIPIKTLSAAELDAMAKGVTHGGVIARCSAKRQPTFEELYQQVKGMSRRPFLLLLEGVDDAQNLGFILRTAEACGVTAVLLKKHLWDFDTGAVSRASSGAYERLPMVMIDEVEKSLPRLQALGLKLYGCIANAQKTINEIDLQQPVILALGGEKRGLSAAVRKQCDRFVKIPMLSPIGSLSLSHAAAIAMGEVLRQRLTPRDVLSPSLDDAANERPAAQD
- a CDS encoding iron-containing alcohol dehydrogenase; translated protein: MYNFVYYNPTKILFGKGMIAKLPTLLDKEQKVLLAYGGGSIKKNGVYDQVMQALKGYSSVEFSGIEANPQYSTCMKAVEVVKREKIDFLLAVGGGSVLDAVKFIAAAARFPGKEPWDILTKGAKIVDALPLGCVLTLPATGSESNPNAVISRAETGEKLAFADDHVFPKFSILDPETTFSLPPRQIANGVVDAFVHVMEQYLTFDVNAPLQDRFAESILLTLIEEGPKALLEPLNYDVRANVMWAATLALNTLIGKGVPQDWTTHQIGHELTALHGIDHARTLAIILPAVMKHQRRYKADKIIQYGRRVWGIQEGDREKAIDLAIEKTVDFFRRMGVPTSLSDVSLTPQDVQKAVEAHARRGSRLGEHRHIGAKEIAEILQLAA